From the Patescibacteria group bacterium genome, the window AGCCAGCTTTTGGATCAAATGGATATTGAGCGGGAGCGTGGGATTACTATTAAGCTTGCGCCGGTCCGCATGAAGTACACGGTGGACGGGGTGGAGTATGAAATGAACTTGATTGATACCCCGGGGCATGTGGACTTTACCTACGAAGTGTCTCGCTCACTGGCTGCTGTAGAGGGTGCGGTGCTGCTGGTGGATGCCACCCAGGGTGTGGAAGCGCAGACCCTGGCCAACCTGTACTTGGCAATGGAGCAAGACCTGACCATCATCCCAGTCATCAACAAAATTGATTTACCCAACGCTCGAGTCGAAGATTCTGAGCGCGAGTTGGTCAAGTTGCTGGGCTGCAAGCCTGAAGAAATTTTTCGGGTTTCTGGGAAAACCGGTGTGGGCGTGCCAGAACTACTGCAGGCAATTGTTGCACAAGTACCGCCACCCCGTGGCAACCCCGACGCGCCAGTACGCGCACTGGTCTTTGATTCGACGTTTGACGACTACCGCGGCGTCATTACTTACCTCCGGGTTGTCGATGGAAAATTTGCAAAAGGTGACAAAGTCCAGTTCATTGCCACCCGCGCGACCGGGGAAATTCAAGAGCTGGGTTCGTTCCGGCCAAAGTTGCATCCTGCCACTGCGCTGGTTGCCGGTGAAATTGGGTACGTGGTCACGGGTGTGAAGAGTGTGGCTGACGCGCGGGTGGGTGATACGCTCACCTTCACGAACCACGGAGCAGACTTGGCCCTGCCTGGGTACCGTGAAGTACGGCCCATGGTCTACGCCAGCGTGTACACCAAAGCAGGGGATGACTATCCGCTACTGCGAGAAGCCCTGGGCAAACTCCAGCTCAATGATTCTGCCTTGTTCTACGAACCCGAGCACTCCCAAGCCTTGGGTCATGGTTTCCGCTGTGGGTTCTTGGGTTTGCTGCACTTAGACATTGTCCAAGAGCGCCTGAAGCGGGAGTACGCAATGGAGTTAATTGTCACTGTCCCCTCCGTAGCGTACAAAGTATTTTTGAATGACGCAGGCGTCCGCAACCGGCAGCGGTTGATCAAAGACCAGGACAGCAGTAAACCCACCAGCGTTCTTACCATCACCAGCCCACTTGATTTACCAGACGTGGCGCACATTGACCATATTGAAGAGCCGTGGGTGCGGCTGGACGTGGTTTGTCCGGCCACGGTCATTGGTCAGGTGCTAAAATTGATTGTGGAAAAACGAGGCCGGCATGACCGCACAGAGTACTTGGACGAGCAGCGCGTGGTTATGCATGGACACCTGCCATTAGCTGGTATTTTGGTGGATTTCTATGATACCTTGAAGAGTGTCTCCAGTGGGTACGCCTCGTTGAACTACGATATTTCCGGGAGTGAACTGGCAGAGGTGGAGCGACTAGACATACTGGTGGCAACGGAGCGCGTGGATGCACTTTCCACGATGGTCTACACCGACGAAGCCTTCAGTGCGGGCCGCAAAATTGTGGATCGCTTGAAAAGCATCCTTCCCAAGCAAATGTTTGAAGTGAAAATCCAAGCCGCTTTGGGTGCCAAGATTATTGCGTCTGCATCTCTCTCCGCCATGCGCAAAGATGTGACCGCGAAGTTGTACGGTGGGGATGTGACGCGTAAACGGAAGCTCTTGGAAAAGCAAAAGAAAGGCAAACGCCGAATGCGTGCCATGGGGAAAGTGGATATACCGCAAGATGCCTTCTTCGCTATCCTCCGGCGGGAGTAGGAACCTACTGCACGCCGAAGAGTGGGAGGAGCGTGAAGAAGACCATGCTGAGTGTTCCCAGAATGGCAATGACGGTCCAGAGAATTCGAATGCTTCGCTTTCGTTTCATACCTACTGTCGTACCATGTTTGAAGGAAAAATCCAAGAAAATGTGAAAGAGGGTGAGGAGGTGCTGGCCATTGTGCGCCGCGCACCCATTGTTGCCATTCCCAGCTTCGGCATTGCTGTCCTGCTGATTATAGCACCCTTCTTCTTCCTGTATCCGTTGCTCTCCCGGGGTCCGCTGGGTACCGCGGTATTTTTCATCAGTCTCGCGCTTGGGTTGTACCTGGGTTTCCGGGCACTGTGGGTGCACCAGCTCAATGCGTTCATTCTCACCGCCGAACGGATTATTGACATTGACCAGCGTGGGCTGTTCCACCGGGTGGTGTCAGAAGCGCCGTTTGAGAACGTGCAGGACGTGAGCTACGTGGTGCACGGGTTGTTCGCCACGCTGTTGCAATATGGCTCCGTGGTAGTACAAACTGCGGGGTCAACGCCAAATTTGGAGCTCACAGGTATTCGCCGGCCCCGGCGCATCCAAGAACTCATTCTCAAATTGCAGCAAGAGCGGACGCGAGCAGATGGGACAGGCGCGCTTTCGGCTGATGAGCTTTTGGCGATGGTACACAAAATAAAGAAAGGCATTGGGGAAGAAGCTTTTCGGCGCTTGGTAGCTAAGAAGGATAACCCTGAGCAGCGCTAATTCCCATGGCTCGCGTCTTTCCAGAGCTACCACACGCAGGGGAGCCACGGCGGCGATTGTCTTTACCAATCCCACGTTTTAGCGTTGGTCGGCTGATTAAGCTGGCAATCCTGGTAGCCATTGTCTGGGTCTTCGTCATCATCGCGCGCACAGGGCTGTGGCAGGTGCCAATCATTTCCTCCTTTGTGCAGCCCACGGCACAGCCGCTGCGTGCGGTTGAGGTGCCGCTGGAAAATCCCGCTGATTTGGTGCAACGCATGCAAGGTCTTGCCACGGGGAGAACCTTGGTTATCCGTGAAGCAGAGCTGACCGTACTGGTGCAGCAAGGTGCGAGCAAGCTCAGCGCGCCCATCACTGATGTTGCTGTGGTTACCGTCAGCGAAACGGCAGGGGAGTTAGAATTCTCCTTCCGCATACCCAAACGGCACAATGCCTTGGTGCGCCTGTGGATGCTGCCAAGTGTGAATGACGCTGGTGATCTGTTCTTCACGGCGCGGGAAGCAAAGGTTGGTGATGTTCGGGTGCCAACCTGGAGCATTGGCGGACCAACCAAGTTACTTCTTACTTCGCAACTAGAACCAATCTTGCGCGTCGCGCCACCGCTGGAGCAAGTCTCAGCTGCTGATGGGGCACTTCGTTTCACCTTTGCGCAACCATGATCCTCTTCCTTCGCAGCATTCCCACCTTTCTTTTCTTTTGGGTAGGCGCCAGTGCCGCCGTTGCGGTTCGCTACCCAAGCAGTTTTTGGTACGTTGGCGCAGTGGCCGTGCTGGGTATTGCTTTGGGTATGTGGGTCCTTACCCGAGGGCGGAAGCTACCAGTGCGGACTGGGCAACTCCTCATCTTCCCACTGTTCTTCCTTGCAACTACTTTTGGGGTGCTCCTCTTTGTGGAGCATGCCTGGGTTCAAACTGTACTTGCTGGATGTGCGGCTGGGTTACTGGGTTTTGCTACTGAGCAGATATTTCGCTTTGCCTACCAGCCTGCGCGGTACCAAGCAAATGCTCTTCATAATGTCTCCGTGCTCTTTGCTGCCATTGGGTTGGTGTTCGGCATTCTCACCCTAGCGAATCTCACCCTCTTTGCCGGGCTGTCACTTTGGCTGAGCATTGGCATTGCTGCTGTGATCCAAGCGCTGTGGGTGTGGGCGTACCTCTGGGTGAATCCACTTCCGCAAACCGTCCGGCTCCCCTGGGCTTTTAGCGTTACATTGGTGGGAGCGGCTTTGGTGTGCGTGCTCATGTGGCTCCCTCCGCTTCCCGTGGTGAAAGCCGCGCTGTACGCAGCTTTCGTGGGCCTGGCAGTGCAGGTCGCCCGGGCTGAGAGCCAAGCCGCCTCGGAGCAGCGCATTGGCTGGGCTTTCGCCCTGTATGGGCTCGTGGTACTCTTCGTAGTAGTCACTGCGCGGTGGTACGCGTAACGCCACGCCAGCGAAACGCTATGAAGGCAAAACCCATTCCAACTTCACCTCGCGAACGTCTGCGTGACGAAGCGTCTGTCCAGCCAACTCCGCGTGAGCCAGGAGATGTGGAGGCATTTCTGCGTCAACCACCCACCATTGCCAAGCCCACCGTCATCCGCTTTGCTCCGGGTTTTGCGCTTTTCACTGTACTCATTGCCCTCATTGCAGGGGTGCTTGGCGCATTCTTGGTGCTCACCGGGCAACAGCAGTGGCCGTGGGTGCAGCGGTTGATCGGCCAGCCAGACACCGCTTCCACCGTCATCCGAACAACGACCACCCGGCGCGATACCCAAACGGTTTTGGCTGATGTGGCGCAGAAGCTTAGCCCAAATGTGGTGAGCATCTACGTTCGGACCCAAGCTGCGCCGCGTGAGGCGTCGCTTCTGGATCAGCTGTACGTGCCCGAAGACCGGCGGGGATTTGGAGTGATTCTCACCGAAGATGGCTTGGGTGCCACCACGCGCCAAGCAATTCCTGATCTCACCAAAGAGGTTGCCATTGTGACTGACACCAAGCAAGTTTTTCTCACCAAACTCTTCAGCGTTGATCCTGCCTCAGACCTGGTGTTCTTCCGAATGAGCGGGAAGGGATTTCCAACGGTGAATTTCGTGCAGGAAGACGCCCTAGCCATTGGCCAAGAGCTCTTCCTCCTGGGTCGCCAAGCAACTACTACAGCCATTGAACCGCACCAAGCGCTGCTCACGGCATTACGCACGTACCGGCTCATTGACCGTTCGTACTTCTTACGATCCAGTGACCGGCTAACCGAGATTCACCAGACTGACTACCCCAGCATCGCTGGCTCACCGTACTTTACCGTTGGCGGGGAATTGGTTGGCGTGGCCACGGGCACACAGGCCGATATGATTCCCGCGGCAGTGCTGGCCAGCGCATTGGAACGATTTGCCAGCACCGGAGCAATATCCAGAAACGTGCTGGGTGTCCGCGCAATCGATTTGTCCATGGCAAAAGGGTTGCTCATTGCGCCCGCAACCGCCGGGACAGAAGGTGCGTACATTGCCGGAGACGCTAGCCGGAATGTTGCGGCCATTACCCCCAAGAGCCCAGCTGAGCGCGCAGGGCTGCAAGCTGGGGACGTCATCCTTAAAGTTGGCGATCAAACGGTGAGTGCCCGACAGCCGCTCTCGGCGCTCATCCAAGCTGCCGGCATTCGGAGTAGTATGAACATTACCTACCGGCGAGATGGCAAGGAGCAGACCGTGCCCATTACTCTTGAGGTAGCAAAGAGCTGATGCGCCGAACGTCAATTGGGGTAAGCTTGGCCTCGCTCCTCCTGGGGTGTTTTTTTCCATTGCTCGCACATGCCGCGCAGCCAGCTTTTTCCATCCTCACCGTCCGGCAGGACAGCACGTTGCAGGTTGTGACTCTGCATGCAGAGAGTAGCCCAGCAGCGTTAGCAGTAGCCCGGACACTCCCTGGGGTTGTGCATGCAGAGCTGGAGCAGACCTATCGTATTGCCGCAGTACCCGATGATCCAGGCTACGGGCAGCAGTGGGCTTTACCGGCCATTGGCGCGCCCGCTGCCTGGGATACCCGCACCGATGCTCGGTCAGTCACCGTGGCGGTCATTGACTCTGGCGTGGATACCACCAATCCCGACCTCAGTGCAGCAATGTGGACAAACCCTGATGAGGTTGCGGGAAATGGTGTGGATGACGATGCAAACGGGTACGTGGATGATGTTCATGGCTGGAATTTTGTGGAGGGGACAAGTGACCCGCGTCCGCAGGTCACAGCAGATGCAACGCCCAGAGGTTTGCACCACGGCACGGCCATTGCCGGGATTATTGGAGCCAGTGGGAATAACAATCTGGCCGTGACGGGTTTGGCCTGGCAAGCATCCATCATGGCAATTCGAGCCCTCGATAGTACAGGCTCAGGGACAACGGGCGCAGTTGCCCTGGCTATTCGCTACGCCGTTGCCGAAGGTGCGGAAATCATTAACCTGAGTTTTGTAGGCAGTGGCACCAGTACGCTGCTGCAGCAGGCAATCGTGGATGCGCGGGCAGCCGGGGCGATCATTGTTGCTGCAGCTGGGAATGATAACCTCAACCTTGATACAACGCCGCAGTACCCGGCGTGCTACGACGGCGTGGTTGGCGTTGCCTCCGTTGGGCCAACAGACGTGAAATCCAGTTTCTCAAACTACGGTTCGTGCGTGGACATTGCCGCGCCTGGGGAGAACATCATTAGTACGCTGTACGTGAATGCTGCTGCTGGGTACGCCGATGTGTACGGCACGCTGTGGTCAGGCACGTCGGTTGCTTCACCGTTCGTGGTTGGTGTGCTTGCCATACTGAAGGCAGAAGAACCTGATCTCACTGCCAGCCAAGCCGTTGTCGCGCTGGAGTCGCAGTCTGTCAGTCTCGCCACCGTGAACCCAGACTACGCCACCAGCTTGGGTGCTGGTCGACTGGCAATCGGTTCGCTGCTGCAAGCTGCTGCAGCATTTGCCTTTACTACGGAAAATATTCTCGTGGCGCCACGCAGGGGTGATACGCCCCGGGTGCGGGAAGTCAATTCCAGTGGCAAAGTCCAGCAGCAATTTTTGGCCGCCCCTGCGCAGCAGCAAGCAGGGTCGTACGTCACTGCCGCAGATCTGGATGGTGATGGGAACGCAGAAATTCTTTCTACCAATCAAGCCGGAACCCAGCCCTTGGTGCGCGTTGCCAACCGGCAGGGGAAGCAACTACGGAGTTTTCTGGCTTACGCAGCAAATTTCCGGGGTGGGGTCAGTATCACTGTGGGGGATGTGACTGGTGACGGAACGCCCGATATTGTCACTGGTACAGACTCTGGTCGTTCGCACATTCGGATTTTTTCTTCCACGGGCACTGTCCTGGGGCAATTCTTTGCCTTTGACGCAAAGTATAAGGGGGGAGTGAGTTTGGCCACGGCAGATGTGGATGGGGATGGGGTTGCAGAAATTTTGGTGAGCAAATTGCTGGGTGAAGCGCGTGTCACCATCTACCGCCAAAACGGTGATGTGGTCAGAAGTTTCCTGGTTTTCCCGGTGAAAGACCGCATTGGTGTGTACCTGAGCGTCGGCGATGTGGATGCTGATGGTGCACAGGAGTTGGTGGTGGGTGCTTCGAGCGGCAGCCCACGCGTGCGCATTCTCAATATACTTGGCACGCTGGAGCGAGAGTTCTTTGCCTATGATAAGAAGCAAACCGGTGGCGTGCACATCGCGGTGGGGGATACGAATGGTGATGGGGTAGACGATATTGTCACCGGTACTGGCCGAGGCGCAAAACCTGAGGTACGGATATTCCGCAATGCTGGGAAAACCCGTAGTGCCATGTTCACGGTCTTCGCCCTCGGTTCACGGACGGGCGTGCACGTGGGGGTAATCCCGGCTGTATGACCATTGCGCAGATTCGTCAGCTTCCGGTTGCACGGCAGTTTGTAAAATTTGCCCTGGTTGGCTTTGTGAATACCGCCATTGACTGGACGGTTTTTTTTAGTTTAACCCAGTGGATACCCTGGTTCCACGAGCATATTTTAGTGGCAAATGGTATTGCTTTTCTGTTTGGTTTTGCCAGTAGCTATACTTTTAACCGGCGGTGGACGTTCCGCTCCAAAGATGGCAACATCAAGCGGCAGTTGACGGTCTTCCTCCTAGTCAACCTGGTTGGTCTGGGAATTAGCGAAACAGTGGTTGGCGTCGTTCATGCGCTCACGCAGTCCAGGTTGCTAAGCAAGTTTTTGGCGGTTGCTCTGGCCTTGTTCTGGAACTTCTTCGCTAGCCGGAAATGGGCCTTTCGGGAGGGTGGGGGAAAGCCGACAGTGATTTAGGCTTAATATTTTTAAAAGTGGGTCCCCACGGATGTAGCGCGCCGTCGCGACGGCGCTGTTTTGTCGTGGATAACTCGGTCAAATATCACTCAAATGGCATGGTAGCCTAGAAGTGAAATACATAACCGAGGTTGTACTCATGGAACCACTGGAAAGGCCAGGAGTACACCTCACGAAATGAAAATCCAGTACCGGCATGTTCTTTGCCAAGGAAGTGAGGTGAAACACCAACGTTAACTCCAAAGGGAGGCACAACGTACTGCTTTCAGGCGTATGTCTGAGGGTATGAGATTGTAACCAAACCAACCCGTAGGCCAGAAGGCTTACAGAATGGAGAATTTTATGAGGAGCAATAGTTTGCTCTTTGTTGCAGTGCTAGCCTTCATGGCTAGTGTTGCGTTTGTCCTTGGTGGTTGTTCCGATAAAGGAATTAGCACACAAGAACACAGCGTTCATCAAATTGAGGCAGATTTGATTGTCGATGCCAACAATTCCCAAATCGTTCAACTCGAAGCGTATCGAAATCGGTTATCCGAGATTGCTATTCCATCACTTGATGTTTTCGCGCAGATTGCAGATAGTATTATTGATGGCAAGGTTATCAGCGATACGATCTTGATTCGGGACAAAATTTGGGAAGCATTACGTGCGTGTGGTAAGGGAAATGCTAGTACCCCAACAGCAACTTCCTACAGTATTAGTAACCTAACTTCGCAGGAATTTTGGCTTTTGATGGCAAACCCTTGGAACGCGAATGCAACTAATACTGCAAGAAACCTTGCACTTAGTGCTGCGCAGAATGTATGGCCTGGATCACAGTATCAAACGAAGGCTGACGCATTCCGCCATGCGTACTGGAACATACTTATGTCAAAGTACGTTAGCATTTCATGGGCGCAGCAAGTGGCTACGGCACATGAGTCTGAATCACCGAATACTGTGGATAAGGCAATGGATCTAGACAACAACGCGGTAGGTCGTCGGCTCTATTCTCAGTATTCTTGGTACTCTGAGTCAGATTTTGTGTACATGTTACGATACTATACTTACGTAAAGGTTTCTTCGATCCCGGCGTACACATGGTATCTTGTGTATCTTGCGTAGACACCTCACCCTTGAACCTTCATGAAGCCATCGGATACTTCAGTAAATTCGGTGGCTTTTCCTTTTCATACTATGATATTCTAATACCATATGATTTCTAAGGTGTATAAAAGTTTAATTGTAATAATCCTCGTCATTCTAGTGTTTACTGGAG encodes:
- the lepA gene encoding translation elongation factor 4, encoding MSNNIRNFCIIAHIDHGKSTLADRLLEITGTVNKREMRSQLLDQMDIERERGITIKLAPVRMKYTVDGVEYEMNLIDTPGHVDFTYEVSRSLAAVEGAVLLVDATQGVEAQTLANLYLAMEQDLTIIPVINKIDLPNARVEDSERELVKLLGCKPEEIFRVSGKTGVGVPELLQAIVAQVPPPRGNPDAPVRALVFDSTFDDYRGVITYLRVVDGKFAKGDKVQFIATRATGEIQELGSFRPKLHPATALVAGEIGYVVTGVKSVADARVGDTLTFTNHGADLALPGYREVRPMVYASVYTKAGDDYPLLREALGKLQLNDSALFYEPEHSQALGHGFRCGFLGLLHLDIVQERLKREYAMELIVTVPSVAYKVFLNDAGVRNRQRLIKDQDSSKPTSVLTITSPLDLPDVAHIDHIEEPWVRLDVVCPATVIGQVLKLIVEKRGRHDRTEYLDEQRVVMHGHLPLAGILVDFYDTLKSVSSGYASLNYDISGSELAEVERLDILVATERVDALSTMVYTDEAFSAGRKIVDRLKSILPKQMFEVKIQAALGAKIIASASLSAMRKDVTAKLYGGDVTRKRKLLEKQKKGKRRMRAMGKVDIPQDAFFAILRRE
- a CDS encoding S1C family serine protease, whose protein sequence is MKAKPIPTSPRERLRDEASVQPTPREPGDVEAFLRQPPTIAKPTVIRFAPGFALFTVLIALIAGVLGAFLVLTGQQQWPWVQRLIGQPDTASTVIRTTTTRRDTQTVLADVAQKLSPNVVSIYVRTQAAPREASLLDQLYVPEDRRGFGVILTEDGLGATTRQAIPDLTKEVAIVTDTKQVFLTKLFSVDPASDLVFFRMSGKGFPTVNFVQEDALAIGQELFLLGRQATTTAIEPHQALLTALRTYRLIDRSYFLRSSDRLTEIHQTDYPSIAGSPYFTVGGELVGVATGTQADMIPAAVLASALERFASTGAISRNVLGVRAIDLSMAKGLLIAPATAGTEGAYIAGDASRNVAAITPKSPAERAGLQAGDVILKVGDQTVSARQPLSALIQAAGIRSSMNITYRRDGKEQTVPITLEVAKS
- a CDS encoding PH domain-containing protein; translated protein: MFEGKIQENVKEGEEVLAIVRRAPIVAIPSFGIAVLLIIAPFFFLYPLLSRGPLGTAVFFISLALGLYLGFRALWVHQLNAFILTAERIIDIDQRGLFHRVVSEAPFENVQDVSYVVHGLFATLLQYGSVVVQTAGSTPNLELTGIRRPRRIQELILKLQQERTRADGTGALSADELLAMVHKIKKGIGEEAFRRLVAKKDNPEQR
- a CDS encoding GtrA family protein: MTIAQIRQLPVARQFVKFALVGFVNTAIDWTVFFSLTQWIPWFHEHILVANGIAFLFGFASSYTFNRRWTFRSKDGNIKRQLTVFLLVNLVGLGISETVVGVVHALTQSRLLSKFLAVALALFWNFFASRKWAFREGGGKPTVI
- a CDS encoding S8 family serine peptidase translates to MRRTSIGVSLASLLLGCFFPLLAHAAQPAFSILTVRQDSTLQVVTLHAESSPAALAVARTLPGVVHAELEQTYRIAAVPDDPGYGQQWALPAIGAPAAWDTRTDARSVTVAVIDSGVDTTNPDLSAAMWTNPDEVAGNGVDDDANGYVDDVHGWNFVEGTSDPRPQVTADATPRGLHHGTAIAGIIGASGNNNLAVTGLAWQASIMAIRALDSTGSGTTGAVALAIRYAVAEGAEIINLSFVGSGTSTLLQQAIVDARAAGAIIVAAAGNDNLNLDTTPQYPACYDGVVGVASVGPTDVKSSFSNYGSCVDIAAPGENIISTLYVNAAAGYADVYGTLWSGTSVASPFVVGVLAILKAEEPDLTASQAVVALESQSVSLATVNPDYATSLGAGRLAIGSLLQAAAAFAFTTENILVAPRRGDTPRVREVNSSGKVQQQFLAAPAQQQAGSYVTAADLDGDGNAEILSTNQAGTQPLVRVANRQGKQLRSFLAYAANFRGGVSITVGDVTGDGTPDIVTGTDSGRSHIRIFSSTGTVLGQFFAFDAKYKGGVSLATADVDGDGVAEILVSKLLGEARVTIYRQNGDVVRSFLVFPVKDRIGVYLSVGDVDADGAQELVVGASSGSPRVRILNILGTLEREFFAYDKKQTGGVHIAVGDTNGDGVDDIVTGTGRGAKPEVRIFRNAGKTRSAMFTVFALGSRTGVHVGVIPAV